In Colias croceus chromosome 8, ilColCroc2.1, the genomic window ACCTTCGACCAGTAaagaatattttgtataactagGTACCCATATTTAGCATTGTTCTTACACTTTGCAGGCAAGAACCCCGTAAGCAGAGATTCTACAAAATTCTTGCTACAGTAATGCATTACTTGGCCCTAGGGGACAAAACGTGGTGGGGGTACAGTAAACCAAACAAGTTTTTTGTATTCCATAACTATATTGTACTGTCATTTTCTCCTGcgttattatttacacaactTATGTATCTGTACGTTAATTTTGATGATCTTACATTTGATACGCTTGGCATTATTTTGTCGATTGTTCCTGTGGCGTGTTTGGCAAATGTGAGTATGATTTTTTAAGGAATTCATTCGAAAGATCAGTAGAAACTTTGGGCCGTTGTAGTTTTTGATTGAAGTGTGATATATTCACAAAACAAATTAGGGTTGTACTAAAAGCAGAGTAATCAAATCTATTATTTCTTGATACTAATAAAGATAGTAAGTTTAAGCATAATTgtttttctaaaatttatttaattttttattgtaggttAATGTGTATTCAGCAAGACTTACatcttataaaacaataatgaaGGAATTCATGTCCAAGATTCACCTCatcaatgaatataaaaataacgacGAGTATATCAAAAAGGTATCTTATGTAGTATTTTGGTTTAGACATATTTTGGCAAttgcttcaataaaaattaatggaAAATTTTAATGCGTTCTTATATATTAACCGATAGTGTTCGTTCATATTCCTCGTTCCTACATAAAAAATGGTTACATTGCAGAGTTCAACAATCGTAAATTCatcatgtaaataaatacaaactaCTTATGTTAATAACAATCCATGTTTCCAGAAAGTAATCGAAGTAGAACGCATCACGCGCTGGACGGCGTACTACCTAATGTTCTTCTTTTCCATGAACTGGGTCGCTTGGATCTGGATTCCCATCGTCAACAACATCAATAACAAGGACCTGATACAGAATCGCACCATGAGACTACAAACCTGCGTATATATGTGGTTTCCCTTCGACTACGGTTTCAATTACAGGAATTGGCTCTGCGTGCACAGCATTAATATTTACGTTGACGCTTGTGGTGTGACTGTTATGATGATATTCCATATCATTAACTATACGTTCATGTTCCACTTGATTGGTCACATCCAAATCTTGAAATACAAGCTTGAAACGGAGTTTAATGAGCGTTTAACCGACAGGGAAGCTAAGGACAAACTAGTGGCGGTTATAAAGCATCACGCTTTTATCACACGGTAAGTGTTTGTAAAGGTTTCTTTTGCGTTATTTCTAATTTTGTCGAATATCTGctactttttagaaatttataaGCTTACTAGCGATCCGCCCCGGTTTCGCcagtggtacatatttcgcaataaaaagtagcctatgttctttctcagggtctaaagattatctgtgccaaatttcatcaaaataggtccagtagtttatgagcctattcattacaatcaaacaaacaaagttttcctctttataatattatattatataattatattagtgtagatgaatatgaaaaaatgagaaataataatataatacttgcAAACCAAGAAGCAAATCATTTTAAAACCTTTAAAATCTACACAATcgatattgtttttatgtaatattatgtttcttatTCTTTTCATTTCACAGAATATTTAGCAATGTACAATCTGCGTTTGGAATAAATGTAACcacaaattatttacataatttagtTGGTGATAGCCTCATTATGTACCAGATAATGTATGGGGTAAGTATACTAGTTTAGGATCTGtctaatttaaatatgaaaaaaatattttacgtatttttgaaaatctttttaataatttgaaggataaaagaaattattgcaaaataacGCACAccatatattataagaattaaaaagagtttttattttttttagtaataaattaaataattctaataaacatttttgaatagacattttcttgttttaatttgtaaatctaAGCCTGAAAGGTTGGATAaaagagaaaatattataaataactgtaTCTTTTGTAGGGAaagcaaaatataatactgtACATGGTAATGGTTACTGTGTACATCGGAAATTTGATAATGATGTCTTTTGTGCTCGAAGAAATGAGGAGACAGGTATAGTTCTAAAAGAATACATTCAAAAAGCCTTTCTGTTTAGAAATTCATATCttaatattaacttctttACTTCGTGACGTGAAATGAGATTTTGTATTCAAATAACATacttatacttttaaaataatttgttctaagaatatctaatatataaaaatcaatgccacttttcgttgtaattccataactcgagaacggctgaaccgatttcgataattctttttttattatattccttgaagtacgaggatggttcttatgtagagaaaacgttaatatgtaccacgggcgaagccggggcggaccgctagtattattatatatctatagtCACTTTCATGTCTCGATTCTAGATCTTCTCgtgtagattttattttcagtcaATTGTTAAGAGCTTTTTAAATTGCCTAACTTTGTCACGGTTCAGAATACTTTTAAGTAATGTCGCTTTAATAAtcgtaaaaattgtaaaaggGCCACGCCATACAAAAAATAGCTACCTACATTATAAcactagatattatattataatatatattgttttttttattttaataccctACTTGATTCTCTATgctactttatttttatattttaaattacttcaaAAATTGCTCATTACAATTTCACGCGAAGAAACTCTATGCCTCTGAAGTAGGCTTAGAGGATTCTAATATTGcttgattttaattatattttgtccgtgacattacattattttttattaaaaatttcatatattCCTATTGCATCAAAATTTAGTTATTCAAGAAATAATGCCTTTTTTCAGACTGAAGACCTCGCTGATGTCGTATATAGTATGCCATGGGAAAATATGTCTGTATCCAATCAAAAAACGTTCATACTTCTCTTACAAAGAGTTCAACCAGCTTTAGAGTTTGTGGCTATGGGTGGTCTTAGAGCTGGTGTGAGACCTATGATATCGGTAAATATGCAAATATCGAGATAtagattgtaatttaaatatttaaaaagccTGTACCcctaaattataatttgacaGTCTTATCAGCTGTTATATCactgctatttttttttttttttcaattatgagaTACAACACTTTTACTTTTCGCGATAAACTACTACACCAATTTTAACACTGTGttctctatataataatatgtaatttaagtTTTGGATTTCGTGGGCGGAAAGTTACTATATAAATGGTACATTATAGAAATGTGTCTTGAAGTTGCACTTTATATTACGTTAATGTGAATGCTAACAATGTGGTGTAAAAAGtacttttaaaatgtcacacgTTAGAATTAATTTGGACTAACTGTTACTTtgttacagataataaaaactacgttCTCATATTACGTAATGTTGGAGACGAGCATGGCTGGCAAATCGTAAAACAGCTTCGGGcgcttaataaaattaacatttttaacattttttgaagAATTCCTAGTTTATTACAATTTGTGCACAATGTCttagattaaataatttgtaaaattgttataagattttagtataatattcattcatataaaaatagtgAATGTACATATCTCTATTTTTACATGCATGTGGCTATGTATCATAATATTGACGCCATGTATTTATTAACGTACCTAgtactattttaaaataaataattgctgTATCTGTTTGTTTCTAAATAAATGTCCTCGCTCTTACTACAAAAATGGTTTCCAAATTGAAGTCTATTGCGGTTTTACTTTGTATTCATTCCCTGTAtactgttataattattacattttcataaatttaaatgtagacataaaaatatatttaaaacgtcCATCTCGAAAACTTACACTGTAGCCTCAACTAAGTAAAATTCTCGTTATAaacttacatataaaaataataacccgTCGTAAAAATGTTAAGCGACATAAATTAGTGAAAAACGTACCATATATCACAaggaattttaaatgtatgagAATAAAAACTGCAGAAACTTGTGATGCATTTTATACGAAGACTTTGTGTGTAATATGTTTGGAATTTAACAGAATTTTTTACAGTGACAAGATCAATAAAATGGGGTTATTTAAAGGTAGGTAAAAGAGGATTTTTTGCTGCCCAATTTTGTTTTGGCTATTGTTGTAGTCTTCATTTGAGATCGAACATCCAATCTCCCAGTTATCTCAcatgaaataagaaaaaaagtaattttcaaataacaataatttgaatatttatttcaaaataatgttcatttagttagatacaaaataaaaaatatcgatttGAGGTTTATATTTTCAGTAATTAGTTCCATGTTCAGTAAATCTAGCAACATATTTTTCCATTTCCCCATTTAAACTATCTTGCCAttacaaatatgaaaagaaaatatgtttaaaaattcgTGTAACTTATTTCTGCCGTTTTCCGCTGTATTCTTCTCTTAGATTGCTATACACATTGAGAATGAATTGCGAGAATACAGTGAGTATTTTAAGCACTAAAAACCTAGTGAATAgtatttaacaataacaaagGATAACGGGAAATGTTatgaatgtatttaaatttttaaacggACATTATACAGCGAGGTCAGTGAATTTAAATCTTCCTATTGTATAAGAGTTAGATTTGCAATTTCATGCTCTTTATCAACACAAAAGTTTTGAACAAAAGTCGTTTTGTTTAACAGGGTATTATTAACCATTTTGGCTTTAGCCTGCGTTATTTTATGTAGCAGTGAATAATTTAGGATACCTTTACGTACAATTTGTTCAACACCCACTTCTGCTAAGAATTATGTTGCGTACATTTACAAGAATCATGTACGCAATTAACTTTTAACAAATAAGTAAGAACACAATGTATTTaacatttcacatttttctcataaATTTATAGGAATTAGAACTGTTTATGAATTACTTTAACTCATACCTATCACTTACAAGTTTCTTTATTGATTAagaacaatttataatttagaagGATAAGGATATATTTGCTATTCAAGAAACAGCAATCGAAAAAATAGTACATCAATTCTTATTTTACTCATCTTATTcatacaaacgaaataaaaaaggcTCTATCATATAATATACAGGTCATGTATATCCTAAAAGTACATGTATACTTATCATCTTAATTATAGTTCTGTACTGTATCAATAACCAAGCTGATAATTATAACAGTAAACAGCAATCACAAATAGTGATACAATGTGTCACATCTAATCGCAAGGGATCAAATACATCGGAAGCAAACCCTGACGCAGATCGATTCAAGAACCAACAAATAGTTTCCAAAGCAAATGTTACGTTAAAGTGTAGCATGTGCATTCTGTAATGTGATTGGTTATTTTACTAACGGTCGATTTTTCGATCAGAGGTTAAAACTTActcgtccaataaagtattacacgataatattaaaatgtcacctgtaaactgcaGTCAATTGCGGGcaataagaatacattttgaaatggtGGTTCcatacgttattcgacgaataagttttaagcAAGGATTGAAAATTTGTCTTAAAACACATTTTGTTTTAACGGAATCTTCTGTGAAAAATGGTGGAAGAAAAAGGACAATAGTTAAAGTTATATAGTCTTAGAAGTTTTATATGCTTtcaaatttcttaatttaGAACAAGATAATGAACATAAATGATTTTtctttaacaaataataatcataattgaaCTCAATTTctgaagaatataataataattctaaataatatcaattctcatatttattttaactgacACAAGaacaatttgttaaaattcaatttaaatcgttccattaaaattaaatatacataggtactaaaatGTTCCTTACCATTTCCATTTGGATATATCAGAATATGTTTATCAAAGGATTCATGTTTTGTCGAGGAAATTGGTCTTAAAACACCATTAGTAAATCAGACACGCGCaccaataaacattttatatcatcgtatattaataaagttattatcttattatacaatataaacaagAAACGCATTATGCATATAATTATAGTCAATAAATTAAGCGGCTTAGCCCGCCATGTTGTAGATAAAGATCTAAATGGGTTAACTAGTGACGGCGATTATTGAATTGGGCTAATCTACGATACCGTCTGAGCTATTGTAATGGCATCTAATTAAGTGGATGCAATGCGATGTCAGCGTGTTGCAAATTATGAGATCTGGATTGCGGATTTATGGTTGTAAGCTGAGATTCTAGATTATGTGTACTTTATGATTCCTTGGTAGATATGATTAGATTTGATTGCGTAATGTAATGGAATATTTCGACTTCTGAATACAACTTACTATCTCTtgggtaaaataaatatttttggggGAGGTAAGGCAAAAATGGTTTTGAAAAGGCGGCTCCATCGCTGGTGACCGGTCGTACTTACTTAAATTCTTGACGGAGATCTTTGTCCAGCAGTTGAAGTCCCACGGCTGTAACGACTTCATCATCAGCTCATAAACAGATATCCACCTAGAAAACCTTGGCAATTTCGATCAATTAGATTAGGCTATTATCCAATTACCTGGATACTTATATTAATGACgaagtttaaaacaaaaatgtgcaaaaattttaacaagaaataaaataaattcaaagaaaattttctttgaattagaaaagttatttaatatttatcttactaatatagaaataaatacaacgtttattttattaatttgcatTTTAGTTGGCCATAAAACTTTAAAGTCCAATCAAATTCAACTTGAGAACCTCGatgcatataaaataaatttacaaaagattttaaaatCGCTTTCTCGAATTCACTCGAAATTAACCTTTAACTACCTACTTGAAGAGGGGTATTGTAGACCCcacatgttttttatttatattttctttttgtatcGTCGTTCGTGGTTATAATATCGTCAattcatttttagttttttatatcgACAGAAAATGCTTAATTCTAATCGAATTATGATATTTGCTCGTATACACTCTTTAAATAACACGATTCATGTAAACTTAGCCAGATTAATAATCTGTTTACTATAAAAGGCCATTCTTTTTAAGAATgactattaaaatacataaatcttGTTTGGGTCCTTTCAGACCCTACTCGCTTATGTACGTTTCAAGAACAGTGTCTGTGTTTTAAGGTTAAAATGAAGCTTAACATTAACGACCGAAGTCTGcgaaatgttaatttttggtTATTACATTTTAGGGATTCGGTTTGGAGGCACACAAACATTTGAAGACTTTAAATGTCTACTGTAGGACGATGAACCTtgaaatctttatattattgtatttctctttgtttaaattgacaggaaaataatattaaatttatcagtttctagttatatttcttattgaaattttgaaatatatattatgctaagtattttattaaagaatggtataattgtaaatttttaaaaattatatttaaattattattacaaaatatagaaaCGTTGAGTAGATATATTACTCCAGATTTTACAGATTCAAAGCaatcattaaatattcaataataatatagggtTATTCTAGGACTGGAttagcaataattattatttcctttttttttttttttccttactTTTTGTTTTGCTTGCTGACGTCAtcaaacattgttttttttttgtataaatttattgtctttgtgctataatatatttatgtttatgtattctatttatataataatatgtatgtatagtttataacattatcatatgtatgtatatattatgtattttatttatttttgtattataatttatgcatttatatagtaggtacctttgatacttaaataattttatttatttattaggtataattattatcattattttttttctcttctCTTTGCACTATCCCATTAActtcatacatttcctttcccatcaggttgcctggtagagattgctgctcagcaataaggccgcctcttgtacaaactatgccttttttgtattttaatgttattttgtcctaatttttgtttgtgcaataaagtgtgataaataaataaataaataaatatttcacgaCGTCCatctgaaattatttattactgaaATCCAACAGAGTTTGTTTGACAAGCTGTTAATACACTAATAATATGTGAGTAGTCAATATAAACGTAATTAACATAAAtgtgcttatattttaatgtggatacattttatttactctGTGTCCAACCgatgtatgaaataaataaacaatggtTATTTTGGTACTAATATTTTgcttattatgtaatatgagGCTTTTTATTTGAGAATGGATATTGAATAGATTTATAAGTATGGGAAAGCCATTGAGTAGAATACTTTGATTAGTATCTATAATACTATGttgaatattaaaagtatgtgtcttaagacacataaaagcTAAAGCTCGCAAATGTATTAACTGAGAgtgatttttaaatagaatataataccGCCCGTTAAGAATATAATACCGCCCGTTAAGAATATAATACCGCCCGTTAAAAAAGATGCTGAAAAGAGAAGTAGTCCTTTAACGTTCCGAAGAAATCAAAACGTTGTtaaagttttgtttgttttctgtatttctttgttattgggtatgcttttaataaaatatttatgtcaaTTTATATCTTTTCTTATTAATGATACGATCCCATTTTCTAGACTTTTCTTGTTTTTTCGTGTTCAAGACCTCTGATGTTTTTCTAAGAGCAATGTGGTTTTGATTTTGTATATAAGAGAAGAACGATATCATAAAAAGTCGATGTTAATGTTGTGGAAGCAGCTGATGATACGCGAACAAGTTCTCAagtttcatacattttacgaAAGCcgtattttaagttttaaatgtttgtttattggTGAAGCATGAATAATGcggtttttaattatatttttattttaagtttatgttTAACTAATTTACAACAAATTAGGCATATTTATAAACGAATCAGTACCATTATTTTTCCGTGTGTTCATAAAAAACCACAAGTTTTACGAACTATgtgaataataaacataatacacaagaataaaacaaattatgctacttttatgttttgtataatatgaGGCTATCAAGTTAAACGGACGGGACGCACTTACAATGATTTATACCTACTAATGTTAATGCATAAGCCCGGAACTTATCCTGAAATACATACATTGGTAATCTATATCTTAAGACTAACATTTGCGAGAGACTAGTGCCTGcgataattataaaatacttatttaaggTGGATTTACATCGAAGGAACCCAGTTAGAGCTAGaacaagagcattctttcgtgatattttggtgtaaacgaaaactcatATTCAGCGTTTacatcaaacaaacaaagagcTGGAACACAAGAAAACTTTGAAGAAACTGTCCAATGGCGCGAGCACGATCGAACACACAAGCACTACTTGCTTATTCTTATAACATTACATATAATCTTTTCTAAATctctaagaacaacgaaaaaatgctctacgcctgctTACACCAAAAGATCATGAAATAATGCTCTTGTTCTGGCTCTAGCTCTGTGTCCGATTGATGTAAATCCACCTTTACGGGTAATCGTTCACCAGTGACGTGACCAGTGCTTCAGATGGACCAATCAACTACGCTTTATACTTTCAAAACAATGTTGGGAATTCTCAAACTTTTCCTCCAGTTTTTGGATATTATTCTCTTGACGGTTGTATGAAGGATACCCGTTTTGTTCAGGAAAAATGTTCAGGGAATTCATTATTACAAAATCCGAACAAAACTTTTTACATGTTAAGTATTTAGTACGAAGTTTTCGGTAGGTAAGAATTATGTAGGTATCGAGTCATGGGAACATTATT contains:
- the LOC123693648 gene encoding uncharacterized protein LOC123693648 — its product is MAEEYYLQEPRKQRFYKILATVMHYLALGDKTWWGYSKPNKFFVFHNYIVLSFSPALLFTQLMYLYVNFDDLTFDTLGIILSIVPVACLANVNVYSARLTSYKTIMKEFMSKIHLINEYKNNDEYIKKKVIEVERITRWTAYYLMFFFSMNWVAWIWIPIVNNINNKDLIQNRTMRLQTCVYMWFPFDYGFNYRNWLCVHSINIYVDACGVTVMMIFHIINYTFMFHLIGHIQILKYKLETEFNERLTDREAKDKLVAVIKHHAFITRIFSNVQSAFGINVTTNYLHNLVGDSLIMYQIMYGGKQNIILYMVMVTVYIGNLIMMSFVLEEMRRQTEDLADVVYSMPWENMSVSNQKTFILLLQRVQPALEFVAMGGLRAGVRPMISIIKTTFSYYVMLETSMAGKS